The Sphingosinicella humi genome has a window encoding:
- a CDS encoding division/cell wall cluster transcriptional repressor MraZ: MDLEHLFNGSALNAVDAKGRLSVPAFIRGVIERRSDAKAVILGAHEVDPCLTAYDRGYGRILHAENERRRLLEEGEDATAHYARARRTFGITEDVPYDTSGRIILPPMMRRKGQIEDLALFVGVGGTFEIWNPYLALKSGDEDLRDLAAYRLEEKGFSL; encoded by the coding sequence GTGGATCTGGAGCACCTCTTCAACGGGAGCGCGCTGAACGCGGTGGACGCCAAGGGGCGTCTGTCGGTTCCGGCGTTCATCCGTGGGGTGATCGAGCGCCGCTCGGACGCCAAGGCCGTCATTCTCGGTGCGCATGAGGTCGACCCCTGCCTCACGGCCTACGATCGTGGCTATGGTCGCATCCTCCATGCCGAGAATGAGCGCCGCCGCCTCCTCGAGGAAGGCGAGGACGCCACCGCCCATTATGCCCGCGCGCGGCGCACCTTCGGCATCACCGAGGACGTCCCCTACGACACCAGCGGCCGTATCATCCTGCCCCCTATGATGCGGCGCAAAGGCCAGATCGAGGATCTGGCTCTGTTCGTCGGCGTCGGCGGCACGTTCGAAATCTGGAACCCCTATCTAGCTCTCAAGAGCGGCGACGAGGATCTGCGCGACCTCGCCGCCTACCGCCTCGAAGAAAAAGGCTTTTCGCTGTGA